In a single window of the Terrirubrum flagellatum genome:
- a CDS encoding creatininase family protein — protein MRKHYWSDLTTEEFKGLDPEKVIAILPIGATEQHGPHLAVSVDTDINNGMIAETLKILPDDLSILILPTQAIGKSNEHIRSPGTITFSAETALRAWVEIGECVHRAGLRKLIMVNSHGGNVDLISIVCRELRVRCQMLAVACNWGRLGSPAGLYTDLESAVGIHAGDNETSMMLHFRPDRVRMEKAKNFAPSTIKISKEFDLLRPTGFNAFGWIAQDIHPDGAAGDASVATAEKGRVTAEYRAQQFIKLLRDVTCFSLSRLA, from the coding sequence GTGCGCAAGCATTACTGGTCCGACCTCACCACCGAAGAGTTCAAGGGGCTCGATCCCGAGAAGGTGATCGCGATCCTTCCGATCGGCGCCACTGAGCAGCATGGACCGCATCTCGCGGTTTCCGTCGACACCGACATCAACAACGGCATGATCGCGGAGACGCTGAAAATCCTGCCGGACGATCTCTCGATCCTGATCCTGCCGACGCAGGCAATCGGCAAATCAAACGAGCATATACGCTCGCCGGGAACGATCACCTTCTCAGCTGAAACGGCGCTGCGCGCCTGGGTCGAGATTGGCGAATGCGTTCATCGCGCCGGTCTGCGCAAGCTGATCATGGTCAATTCGCATGGCGGCAATGTCGATCTCATCAGCATCGTGTGTCGTGAGCTGCGCGTGCGCTGCCAGATGCTTGCAGTCGCCTGCAACTGGGGACGGCTTGGCAGCCCGGCCGGGCTCTACACCGATCTTGAATCAGCGGTCGGCATCCATGCGGGCGACAATGAGACCTCGATGATGCTGCATTTCCGGCCGGACCGCGTCCGCATGGAGAAGGCGAAGAATTTCGCGCCGAGCACCATTAAGATTTCGAAAGAGTTCGACCTTTTGCGGCCGACCGGCTTCAACGCGTTTGGCTGGATCGCGCAGGATATCCATCCCGATGGCGCAGCAGGCGACGCATCGGTCGCCACGGCGGAAAAAGGGCGCGTCACAGCCGAATATCGCGCGCAGCAATTCATCAAACTGCTGCGCGACGTGACATGTTTCTCGCTCAGCAGGCTGGCTTGA
- a CDS encoding aldo/keto reductase, with protein sequence MEQRLLGGTGFSVPVLSFGTATFGGGSEFLRAWGASDVKEATRLVDVCLEAGCNFFDSADSYSAGMAEEILGKAIAGRRDQLLISTKSTFRLGSGPNDIGSSRHRLIRACEASLKRLGTDYIDLYQMHGFDALTPIEETVRALDDLVTSGKVRYVGCSNFSGWQLMKSLAVADRYGWNRHVAHQIYYSLAARDYEWELMPLALDQKVGALVWSPLSGGTLTGKMGRNKPAPEGTRFAQQGSHGPELPREQFYDLIDALEAIAAEVGRSVSQVALNWVINRPSVASVIIGARNEDQLRDNLKAAEFKLTADQVRRLDEVSARPPAYPYWHQRRTSPDRNPPPV encoded by the coding sequence ATGGAGCAGCGGCTTCTCGGCGGGACGGGTTTCAGCGTCCCGGTGCTGAGTTTTGGAACGGCCACCTTCGGCGGGGGGAGCGAGTTCCTTCGCGCCTGGGGCGCATCAGACGTGAAGGAGGCGACGCGGCTGGTCGATGTCTGCCTTGAGGCCGGCTGCAACTTCTTCGATAGCGCTGACTCCTACTCCGCGGGCATGGCGGAAGAGATTCTCGGCAAGGCGATCGCCGGCCGTCGTGATCAGCTTCTCATCTCGACGAAGTCGACATTCCGGCTCGGGTCGGGCCCGAACGATATCGGCTCGTCGCGGCATCGGCTGATCCGCGCCTGCGAAGCGAGCCTGAAGAGATTGGGGACGGACTATATCGACCTCTATCAGATGCATGGTTTTGATGCGCTGACGCCGATCGAGGAAACGGTGCGCGCGCTGGACGATCTCGTGACATCAGGCAAGGTCCGTTATGTCGGCTGCTCGAACTTCTCCGGCTGGCAGCTCATGAAGTCGCTTGCGGTTGCCGATCGCTATGGCTGGAACCGCCATGTCGCGCATCAGATCTATTATTCGCTCGCGGCGCGCGACTATGAGTGGGAGCTGATGCCGCTGGCCTTGGACCAGAAGGTGGGGGCGCTGGTGTGGAGCCCGCTCTCGGGCGGCACGCTTACGGGCAAGATGGGCCGCAACAAGCCCGCGCCCGAAGGAACGCGGTTCGCGCAACAGGGCTCACACGGACCTGAGCTGCCGCGCGAGCAATTCTACGATTTGATCGACGCGCTGGAGGCGATCGCTGCCGAAGTCGGGCGCAGCGTGTCACAAGTGGCGCTGAACTGGGTGATCAACCGCCCGTCCGTGGCGAGCGTCATCATTGGCGCGCGAAACGAGGATCAACTGCGCGACAATCTCAAGGCGGCGGAATTCAAACTGACGGCTGATCAGGTGCGCAGGCTTGATGAGGTCAGCGCGCGGCCGCCAGCCTATCCCTACTGGCATCAGCGGCGCACCTCTCCTGATCGCAACCCCCCGCCGGTCTGA
- a CDS encoding mandelate racemase/muconate lactonizing enzyme family protein produces MKIERLRAFMSRDKDRPRVLVAIDTDDGLTGWGECYNHGPDKALIPLLDYLFGFIKGHDPRRIEYLIHYLMQQTRFPPGALGLAAISAIDHCLWDISAKAVNLPVYMLLGGHARDRIRVYAGVYTAPDPLAAKDELDKLNEDWGLTAFKLSPYRIDMHRHRWGEVVRTSAEYFRQLRETVRSDYDIAFDAHAKIFEPAQAMQLGNALAPYDPLFFEEPIRPENFEAWGELKRGLNCTLATGESLYSRFEFLRLLQARGCDIVQPDICVVGGVLEMQKIAALAEAHFVTIAPHNPMGPLATAINVHFSAAQTNFKILEYRLPRGPGYVFGGTGKETAKPSDGAWYVKDPYLPKDGYLELRPDRPGWGVEINEEILGKEDYVHWERKVPVKPDGSTGYC; encoded by the coding sequence ATGAAGATTGAGAGGCTGCGCGCTTTCATGTCGCGAGACAAGGATCGGCCGCGCGTTCTTGTCGCGATCGACACCGACGATGGACTGACCGGCTGGGGCGAGTGCTACAATCACGGCCCCGACAAGGCGCTTATCCCGCTGCTCGACTATCTCTTCGGCTTCATCAAGGGGCATGATCCCCGGCGGATCGAATATCTCATCCATTACCTTATGCAGCAAACGCGCTTTCCTCCGGGCGCGCTCGGGCTCGCGGCGATCTCAGCGATCGATCACTGCCTCTGGGACATTTCAGCGAAGGCCGTGAATCTTCCGGTCTATATGCTGCTTGGCGGCCATGCGCGCGATCGCATCCGCGTCTATGCCGGCGTCTACACCGCGCCCGATCCGCTGGCGGCGAAAGACGAACTCGACAAGTTGAACGAAGACTGGGGCCTGACGGCTTTCAAGCTGTCGCCCTATCGCATCGACATGCATCGTCATCGCTGGGGCGAGGTGGTGCGCACGAGCGCGGAATATTTCCGGCAACTGCGCGAAACGGTGCGCAGCGACTACGATATCGCGTTCGACGCGCATGCGAAAATCTTCGAGCCCGCGCAGGCGATGCAACTCGGCAATGCGCTGGCGCCCTATGATCCGCTGTTCTTCGAAGAGCCGATCAGGCCCGAGAATTTCGAGGCCTGGGGCGAACTGAAGCGCGGGCTCAACTGTACGCTCGCGACCGGCGAGTCGCTTTATTCTCGATTTGAATTTCTTCGCCTGCTGCAGGCGCGCGGCTGCGACATCGTGCAGCCCGACATCTGCGTCGTCGGCGGCGTGCTCGAAATGCAGAAGATCGCGGCGCTGGCGGAAGCGCATTTCGTGACGATCGCGCCGCATAACCCGATGGGGCCGCTTGCGACCGCCATCAATGTGCATTTCTCGGCCGCGCAGACCAACTTCAAGATTCTCGAATATCGTCTGCCGCGCGGACCCGGATACGTCTTCGGCGGCACGGGAAAGGAGACCGCCAAACCGTCAGACGGCGCGTGGTATGTGAAGGACCCCTACCTGCCGAAGGATGGTTATCTCGAACTGCGCCCCGACCGTCCGGGCTGGGGTGTCGAAATCAACGAAGAAATCCTTGGCAAGGAGGATTACGTCCATTGGGAGCGAAAGGTGCCGGTGAAGCCTGACGGATCGACTGGCTACTGCTGA
- a CDS encoding ABC transporter substrate-binding protein, with translation MIRKLKLVGALLVGAIYAAIPGYAADLKLAVSSPISSVDPHYQNLVPNNAVAAHIFDTLVIMTADAQIVPGLAESLKPINDTTWEVKLRKGVKFHDGSEFTAEDVVFSIDRPVTVVKSPAPFTIYTRAITAKTIVDPYTLQFKTATPYPLLPNDLAQVPIVSKKAAQNAQSEDFNSGKAAIGTGPYKFASYSQDDRIELTANSGYWGGKPAWDRVSYRFVPNNGARVAALLAGDVDVIDQVPTQDLERIRKDPKLTFAEKPSLRVIYFYIDSGRDNPPFMTTKDGSPLGKNPFKDARVRKAFSMAINRDAIRDRIMDGLSAPSSQFVPPPLRNNEPGFETTPFDPDGAKKLLAEAGYPDGFSLTIHAPNNRFVNDDKIAQAVGQYLSRIGIKTSVDAMPMAVYATRGAKAEFSFGLIGWGAQGGEVSSTLRAIIACADKDKGFGQFNWSNYCNPKVDELLVKALATMDDAQRLKTLNEASKMAANDGAIIPVHFQSTTWAARKGLTVEGRADERTLAMSFKPTTN, from the coding sequence ATGATCCGCAAGCTGAAACTGGTCGGCGCCCTCCTCGTGGGCGCTATTTATGCGGCAATCCCGGGATACGCCGCCGATCTGAAACTGGCGGTGTCGTCGCCGATTTCATCGGTCGATCCGCACTATCAAAATCTCGTGCCGAATAATGCCGTCGCCGCGCATATCTTCGACACGCTCGTGATCATGACCGCGGACGCGCAGATCGTTCCAGGCCTCGCGGAATCGCTGAAACCCATCAATGACACCACTTGGGAAGTGAAGCTTCGCAAGGGCGTGAAATTTCATGACGGAAGCGAGTTCACGGCCGAAGACGTTGTGTTCTCGATCGACCGGCCTGTCACCGTCGTGAAAAGCCCGGCGCCGTTCACGATCTATACGCGCGCGATCACCGCCAAGACGATCGTTGATCCCTATACGCTGCAATTCAAGACGGCGACGCCTTATCCCCTGCTGCCGAACGATCTCGCTCAGGTGCCAATCGTTTCCAAAAAAGCGGCGCAGAACGCGCAGAGCGAAGACTTTAACTCAGGCAAGGCGGCAATCGGAACCGGCCCCTACAAGTTCGCGTCCTATAGCCAGGACGATCGCATCGAACTCACCGCTAATTCCGGGTATTGGGGCGGAAAGCCAGCCTGGGACAGGGTGTCTTATCGCTTCGTTCCCAACAATGGAGCGCGCGTCGCTGCGCTTCTGGCGGGCGACGTCGATGTGATCGATCAAGTGCCGACGCAGGATCTCGAGCGCATCCGCAAGGACCCCAAGCTGACTTTCGCGGAGAAGCCGTCGCTGCGCGTGATCTATTTCTATATCGACTCCGGCCGCGACAATCCGCCCTTCATGACAACCAAAGACGGATCGCCGCTCGGCAAGAATCCGTTCAAGGACGCGCGCGTGCGCAAGGCTTTCTCGATGGCGATCAATCGCGACGCGATCCGCGATCGGATCATGGACGGGCTGTCGGCGCCTTCGAGCCAGTTCGTGCCGCCGCCGCTGCGCAACAATGAGCCGGGATTTGAAACGACGCCGTTCGATCCCGATGGCGCGAAAAAACTGCTCGCCGAAGCCGGCTATCCCGACGGCTTTTCGCTGACGATCCATGCCCCGAACAACCGCTTCGTGAATGACGACAAGATCGCGCAAGCGGTTGGACAATACCTCTCGCGTATCGGCATCAAAACATCGGTCGACGCGATGCCGATGGCCGTCTATGCGACGCGCGGCGCAAAGGCGGAGTTTTCGTTCGGTCTGATCGGCTGGGGCGCCCAGGGCGGCGAGGTATCCTCCACCTTGCGCGCCATCATCGCCTGCGCCGACAAGGACAAGGGATTCGGCCAATTCAACTGGAGTAATTACTGCAACCCAAAGGTCGACGAATTGCTGGTGAAGGCGTTGGCGACCATGGATGACGCGCAGCGGCTGAAGACCCTGAATGAAGCATCGAAGATGGCCGCCAATGACGGCGCAATCATTCCGGTCCATTTTCAGTCGACGACATGGGCGGCGCGTAAAGGACTCACGGTTGAAGGGCGCGCGGACGAACGCACGCTCGCCATGAGCTTCAAGCCGACGACCAACTGA
- a CDS encoding gamma-glutamylcyclotransferase: MTQSGDATSPSQDRRHRITRERLSDGSHLAELRANAPPGHQIRSDEEIEHCLRRALAGRPKGDIWVFGYGSLMWNPAFHFAEQKVAVVRGWHRRFCLWMKGGRGRARPSRPDAGA, encoded by the coding sequence ATGACTCAGTCGGGCGACGCGACGTCGCCATCTCAGGATCGCCGGCATCGCATCACGCGTGAAAGGCTGAGCGACGGCTCCCATCTCGCCGAGCTTCGCGCCAACGCTCCGCCCGGCCACCAGATCCGCAGCGACGAAGAGATCGAGCACTGCCTGCGTCGGGCGCTCGCCGGGCGGCCGAAAGGCGACATCTGGGTCTTCGGCTATGGCTCGCTGATGTGGAATCCGGCGTTCCACTTTGCAGAACAGAAGGTCGCGGTTGTGCGCGGGTGGCATAGGCGTTTTTGCCTGTGGATGAAGGGCGGTCGCGGGCGCGCCCGACCATCCCGGCCTGATGCTGGCGCTTGA
- a CDS encoding M20/M25/M40 family metallo-hydrolase, with the protein MAAIDNVLNHIDAHLDQSLERLFSLLRIPSVSTDSAYAADVRRAAEFVAEDVSGIGFEAKIHDTPGHPVVVGHAKGGKKPHILFYGHYDVQPVDPLHLWEFPPFEPKLVDLEPGRKVIRARGACDDKGQMMTFIEACRAWKAATGELPIDISLLLEGEEENGSESLPGVIKANRKALKADHAFICDTGQWDRDTPAITITLRGMFHEEIIVRTADRDLHSGSFGGAANNAIRVLSRVVADLHDEDGRIGIPGFYKGVKELPKPIYNDWKKLNLTAKKLLGPIGLSIPAGEKDRMVIEQIASRPTCDVNGVWAGYQGEGVKTVIPNEAHAKVSFRLAAGQDPENIQKLFRKFVTKRIPKDCSVEFVNTKWTTPANVPWDSDLVVKARDALTTEWNRKAVLMGQGGSIPIVKDFKETLGLEPLLIGFALKDDRVHAPNEKYDLSSFHKGIRSWARILGAMAK; encoded by the coding sequence ATGGCGGCCATCGACAACGTGCTCAATCATATTGACGCTCATCTCGACCAGTCGCTCGAGCGATTGTTCTCGCTTCTGCGCATTCCCTCGGTGTCGACTGACTCGGCCTATGCAGCCGACGTGCGCCGCGCCGCGGAATTCGTGGCCGAAGATGTCAGCGGCATCGGGTTCGAGGCGAAAATTCACGATACGCCGGGCCATCCTGTCGTGGTCGGCCACGCCAAAGGCGGGAAGAAGCCGCATATCCTTTTCTACGGACATTATGACGTTCAGCCTGTCGACCCGCTGCATCTCTGGGAATTTCCGCCGTTCGAGCCAAAGCTCGTCGATCTTGAGCCCGGGCGAAAAGTGATCCGGGCGCGCGGCGCCTGCGACGACAAGGGCCAGATGATGACCTTCATCGAGGCCTGTCGCGCCTGGAAAGCGGCGACCGGCGAACTGCCCATCGACATCTCGCTGCTGCTTGAAGGCGAGGAGGAGAATGGTTCGGAAAGCCTGCCTGGCGTCATCAAGGCGAACCGCAAAGCGCTCAAGGCCGATCACGCCTTCATCTGCGACACCGGCCAATGGGATCGCGACACGCCGGCGATCACCATCACGCTTCGCGGCATGTTCCATGAAGAGATCATCGTTCGCACCGCCGATCGCGATCTCCATTCCGGCAGTTTCGGCGGCGCGGCGAACAACGCCATCCGCGTGCTCTCGCGCGTCGTCGCCGATCTGCATGATGAGGACGGGCGGATTGGCATCCCCGGCTTCTACAAGGGCGTGAAGGAATTGCCGAAGCCGATCTACAATGACTGGAAGAAGCTCAACCTTACGGCGAAGAAGCTGCTCGGCCCGATCGGTCTCTCCATTCCCGCCGGCGAGAAAGACCGCATGGTGATCGAACAGATCGCCTCGCGCCCGACTTGCGACGTGAACGGCGTCTGGGCTGGCTATCAGGGCGAAGGCGTGAAAACCGTCATTCCGAACGAGGCTCACGCCAAGGTCTCTTTCCGCCTTGCCGCGGGACAAGACCCTGAGAATATCCAGAAGCTGTTCCGCAAATTCGTGACGAAGCGCATTCCGAAAGATTGCTCCGTGGAATTCGTCAATACGAAATGGACGACGCCGGCGAATGTGCCATGGGATTCCGATCTCGTCGTCAAGGCGCGCGATGCGCTCACGACGGAATGGAACAGGAAGGCCGTGCTCATGGGACAGGGCGGATCGATTCCGATCGTGAAGGATTTCAAGGAAACGCTTGGGCTCGAGCCCCTGCTGATCGGATTCGCTCTCAAAGACGACCGCGTCCACGCGCCGAACGAGAAATACGATCTCTCGTCATTCCATAAAGGCATCCGAAGCTGGGCGCGCATTCTCGGCGCCATGGCGAAATAA
- a CDS encoding DUF2938 domain-containing protein — protein sequence MSSFILRSIVMGIVATGLTDLWAQALARFAGLPPPNWGLVGRWFANLTTGKVFHDDIGKAPPWANELAIGWAAHYLVGVAFAAAALLIGGAGWAASPTFPLALAVGWVTVGFGWFLLQPGMGAGWAASKRPNAMQIRILNVVSHTIFAIGLYVAALALAR from the coding sequence GTGTCGAGCTTTATTCTCCGCTCCATCGTCATGGGAATTGTCGCGACTGGCCTGACCGATCTCTGGGCGCAGGCTCTTGCCCGGTTCGCGGGCCTGCCTCCGCCGAACTGGGGGCTTGTCGGCCGCTGGTTCGCGAACCTGACCACAGGCAAGGTCTTTCACGATGATATCGGCAAGGCGCCCCCATGGGCGAACGAACTCGCCATCGGTTGGGCCGCGCATTATCTCGTCGGCGTCGCTTTTGCGGCGGCTGCCCTGCTGATCGGCGGCGCAGGGTGGGCGGCTTCGCCGACCTTTCCGCTGGCTCTTGCGGTCGGATGGGTGACCGTCGGCTTCGGCTGGTTTCTGCTCCAACCCGGCATGGGCGCGGGCTGGGCGGCCTCGAAGCGCCCTAATGCGATGCAGATCCGCATCCTGAACGTGGTCTCGCACACGATTTTTGCGATCGGCCTCTACGTCGCGGCGCTGGCGCTCGCGCGATAG
- a CDS encoding FAD-binding oxidoreductase: protein MATSMPARATGATGRYDIEGFIKDIGDTPVITDPMTIRRRSRDFFWYSPILNAELHGKTADIVAAPRDEADIIRIAASCARRRIPLCVRAGGTGNYGQMVPLEGGVLLDINALNRIEWHKPGIVRAQAGARMHEMDAELRPAGWELRMHPSTKRMATIGGFVSGGSGGIGSVTYGGLREPGNIIAARVVTLEDEPRVLELRRDEVLKINRTYGTTGIVTAVEMPLAPAWPWIDVVVAFDDFSEAMRIGQAIANADGIIKKLITPMAWPIPQHFGPMTAYCPEGKAVIFAMIAEPSMESFRMVVRNAGEVTYEKPNDESPEETPLYEYTWNHTTLQWLKQDRTITYLQCLYPADRLLESVKEMQEMFPDEVLPHTEFMRFNGRITCSALPIVRYTTAERLNEIIALHEKHGVFIANPHVYTLEDGTRHKKTDADQLGFKAEVDPYGLLNPGKMRTYVPVRQ, encoded by the coding sequence ATGGCGACGAGCATGCCGGCCAGGGCGACAGGCGCAACGGGCCGCTATGACATCGAAGGCTTCATCAAGGATATCGGCGATACGCCCGTCATCACCGACCCGATGACCATTCGTCGCCGCTCGCGCGACTTCTTCTGGTATAGCCCTATCCTCAACGCCGAACTGCATGGCAAGACGGCCGACATCGTCGCAGCGCCCCGCGATGAAGCCGACATCATCAGGATCGCGGCCTCCTGCGCCAGGCGGCGCATTCCGCTCTGTGTGCGCGCCGGCGGCACTGGCAATTATGGGCAGATGGTGCCGCTCGAAGGCGGCGTGCTTCTCGACATCAACGCGCTCAATCGCATCGAATGGCACAAGCCCGGCATTGTGCGGGCGCAGGCCGGCGCGCGCATGCATGAAATGGACGCGGAGCTGAGACCGGCCGGTTGGGAGCTGCGCATGCATCCCTCGACCAAGCGCATGGCGACGATCGGCGGCTTCGTGTCCGGCGGCTCCGGCGGCATTGGCTCGGTGACCTATGGCGGCCTGCGCGAGCCCGGCAACATCATCGCGGCGCGCGTGGTGACGCTCGAAGACGAGCCGCGCGTGCTCGAACTGCGTCGCGACGAAGTGCTCAAGATCAATCGCACCTATGGCACGACGGGCATCGTCACCGCGGTCGAGATGCCGCTGGCGCCGGCATGGCCATGGATCGACGTGGTCGTGGCGTTCGACGATTTCTCCGAGGCGATGCGGATCGGTCAGGCGATCGCGAACGCTGATGGCATCATCAAGAAGCTGATCACGCCGATGGCGTGGCCCATTCCGCAGCATTTCGGGCCAATGACCGCGTATTGCCCTGAAGGCAAGGCGGTGATCTTCGCGATGATCGCGGAGCCTTCGATGGAAAGCTTCCGGATGGTGGTGAGAAACGCTGGCGAGGTCACCTACGAAAAGCCGAACGACGAGTCGCCGGAGGAGACGCCGCTCTACGAATATACCTGGAACCACACCACGCTGCAGTGGCTGAAGCAGGATCGCACGATCACCTACCTGCAATGCCTCTATCCCGCCGACAGGCTGCTCGAATCCGTCAAAGAGATGCAGGAGATGTTCCCGGACGAGGTTCTGCCGCACACCGAGTTCATGCGCTTCAACGGCCGCATCACCTGCAGCGCGCTGCCGATCGTTCGCTACACCACGGCGGAACGTCTGAACGAAATTATTGCACTGCATGAGAAGCATGGCGTGTTCATCGCCAATCCGCATGTCTATACGCTTGAGGATGGCACGCGGCACAAGAAAACCGACGCCGATCAGCTCGGATTCAAAGCCGAAGTCGATCCCTACGGCCTGCTCAATCCCGGCAAGATGAGGACCTACGTTCCCGTCAGGCAGTAA
- a CDS encoding M20/M25/M40 family metallo-hydrolase, protein MADRLPEVLAHIDAEMDASLARLFEFVRIPSISTDPAYAADCKRASEWLAAELNKIGLAAQSRPTTGHPMVVAHDQTGEDPHVLFYGHYDVQPVDPLELWASPPFEPALVPQPNGDAWITGRGASDDKGALLTFVEACRAWKAVTGKLPVRVSMLFEGEEESGSPSLEPFLKAYREELSTDVALVCDTDMWDDQTPAITTMLRGFVADEVTVTCADRDLHSGMFGSAARNALHLLVDILAGLHGSDGRVTLPGFYDGVRELDPAVKAQWDRLGFDGEGFLANVGLSVPAGEKGRSVLEQIWVRPTCEINGVYGGYSGVGFKAVIPAKATAKVSFRLVGGQDALAVRESFRAYVRSRMPKDCSVEFTANGASPALSLPLESPLLRKALDALTEEWGREAALAGTGGSIPIVGDFKRFLGMDSLLVGFARFDNRIHAPNEKYDLSSFRKGVRSWARILASFATK, encoded by the coding sequence ATGGCCGATCGTCTTCCAGAGGTTCTCGCCCATATCGACGCCGAGATGGACGCCAGCCTCGCGCGGCTGTTCGAGTTCGTCAGAATTCCCAGCATCTCAACCGATCCGGCCTATGCCGCCGATTGCAAACGCGCGTCGGAGTGGCTCGCCGCCGAACTAAATAAGATCGGGCTTGCCGCGCAATCGCGGCCGACTACGGGCCACCCCATGGTGGTCGCGCACGATCAAACCGGCGAAGATCCGCATGTGTTGTTCTACGGCCACTATGATGTGCAGCCGGTTGATCCGCTGGAGCTCTGGGCCTCGCCGCCCTTCGAGCCTGCGCTTGTGCCCCAGCCTAACGGCGACGCCTGGATCACCGGCCGCGGCGCGTCGGACGACAAGGGCGCTCTGCTGACATTCGTCGAAGCCTGCCGCGCCTGGAAGGCTGTGACCGGCAAGTTGCCGGTGCGCGTCTCCATGCTGTTCGAAGGCGAGGAAGAGTCGGGAAGCCCAAGCCTGGAGCCATTTCTTAAGGCGTACCGTGAAGAACTATCGACCGATGTCGCGCTCGTTTGCGACACGGATATGTGGGATGATCAGACGCCTGCGATCACGACGATGCTGCGCGGCTTCGTCGCCGATGAAGTGACGGTGACCTGCGCCGATCGCGACCTTCATTCCGGAATGTTCGGGAGCGCGGCGCGCAACGCGCTTCATCTGCTTGTCGACATCCTCGCGGGCCTGCACGGCAGCGACGGCCGTGTGACCTTGCCGGGCTTTTACGATGGCGTTCGTGAACTTGATCCTGCGGTGAAAGCGCAGTGGGATCGTCTCGGCTTCGATGGCGAAGGCTTCCTCGCCAATGTCGGGCTCAGTGTTCCCGCCGGCGAGAAAGGGCGCAGCGTTCTCGAGCAGATCTGGGTGCGGCCGACCTGCGAGATCAATGGCGTCTATGGCGGTTATTCCGGCGTTGGCTTCAAGGCCGTTATTCCGGCGAAGGCGACCGCGAAGGTCTCATTCCGGCTTGTCGGCGGACAGGATGCGCTCGCGGTGCGCGAGAGCTTCCGCGCCTATGTCCGGTCGCGCATGCCAAAAGATTGTTCTGTGGAGTTCACAGCCAACGGCGCGAGCCCAGCTCTAAGTTTGCCTCTTGAAAGTCCGCTGCTGCGCAAAGCTTTGGATGCGCTAACCGAGGAATGGGGCAGGGAAGCTGCGCTCGCGGGCACGGGCGGATCGATCCCGATTGTCGGCGACTTCAAGCGCTTCCTTGGGATGGATTCGTTGCTTGTCGGTTTTGCCCGCTTCGACAATCGCATCCACGCGCCGAACGAGAAGTATGATCTTTCGAGCTTCCGGAAAGGCGTTCGGAGCTGGGCGCGAATCCTTGCTTCCTTCGCTACGAAATAG
- a CDS encoding gamma-glutamylcyclotransferase: MLALDRGGCCRGLAFRLDADEAEHELLILWRREMLSGSYEARWLDAHTDDGAVKAVTFVANRRHSRFAGALPLDQIVHHIATARGPLGSCAEYLHETVEHLEALGFRDESLERIHRRVPRSAQNSAPPAMLKSSTQAAITPQQ, encoded by the coding sequence ATGCTGGCGCTTGATCGCGGCGGCTGCTGCCGCGGGCTCGCCTTTCGCCTCGACGCTGATGAAGCCGAACACGAGCTTCTGATTCTATGGCGTCGCGAGATGCTCAGCGGCTCCTATGAGGCGCGCTGGCTCGACGCGCACACCGACGACGGCGCGGTGAAGGCGGTGACATTCGTCGCGAACCGGCGCCATTCGCGTTTCGCCGGCGCGCTGCCGCTCGATCAGATCGTCCACCACATCGCGACGGCGCGCGGCCCTCTCGGGAGTTGCGCTGAATATCTCCACGAGACTGTCGAGCATCTCGAAGCGTTAGGCTTTCGCGACGAAAGCCTTGAGCGGATCCATCGCCGCGTGCCGCGCAGCGCACAGAATTCCGCGCCGCCCGCCATGCTGAAATCCAGCACGCAGGCGGCGATCACGCCTCAGCAGTAG